A window of Amycolatopsis sp. 195334CR genomic DNA:
CTGGAGTGGCTGCGGCGGATGCGGGCCGAGGAACCGGTGCACCGCGACGAGCACGGGGTGTTCCACATCGTCCGGTACGACGACGTGCGGCGGGTGGCCAGTGATCCCGGGGTGTTCTCCTCCGGGCTCAACCGCGACGTGCTCGGCGCGGAGGACATCACCCGCGGCAACCCGGCGTGGACCGACCCGCCCGACCACCGCAGGCTGCGCGCGCTGGTCGGCCAGGCGTTCACCAGGACCAACGTGCGCGAGTACGAGCGGCGCACCTACGAACTGGGCAACGCGCTGCTCGACGAACTCGACGGCCAGGACCGGTTCGACCTGGTGGAGAAGTTCGTCTGGCCGCTGCCCGCGATGCTGATCGCCGAACTGCTCGGCGTGCCGGTGTCGGACCGCCAGCTGTTCCTGAGCTACGCGGACAAGCTCGCCTCGCTGCAGGTCGGTGATCCGACCGACGACGAAGAGGGTTACGGCGGCATGATGAGCCGGGTCACCGGCGAGATCCGCGGGTACCTGACCGAGCAGTACCGGGGCAGGCTGGCCACCCCGGGCGACGACCTGATCAGCAAGCTCGCCGCGGCCGAGGACGACGGCAGCAGGCTGGACGAGGACGAGGTCGTCAACATCTGCCTGGCGCTGCTGTTCGTCGGGCACTTCAGCACCAACGGGCTGATCGGCAACATGCTGCTCTGCCTGGACGAGCACCCCGAGGTGGCGGCCCGGCTCCGCGCCGACCGGAGCCTGATCCCGGCCGCGGTCGAGGAGGTGCTGCGGTACCGGCCATCCGGCACCCGGTTCATGCGGGTGACCAGCCAGGACACCGAGGTGGCAGGCACCCCGATCCCGGCGCGGTCGCTGGTGATGCTGTGGTTCTCCTCGGCCAACCGCGACGAGCGGCGGTTCGCCCGGCCCGACGAGTTCGACATCGGCCGCACGCCCAACGGGCACATCAGTTTCGGGCACGGCATCCACTTCTGCGTGGGCGCCCCGTTGTCCCGAATGGAGGCGGCGGTCTCGGCGAACCTGCTGTTCGACCGCTTCGCCGACCTCCGCATCGAAAGCGGTGACCCGCTGCCCTTCTACGAGCAGGGCATGTGGGCGCCGCGGCGGATCCCGGTGGCGGTGCGCCGGGCGTGACCGGGGCGCGGAGGCGACCCTGAGACCCAAGGAGAGGAACGAGATGGCCGAGACCGAAGAGAAGAAGACCGAAGAAGGCAACTTCATCAAGAACTACATCAACGACATCCTCGGCAGCACCAAGGACCTGGTCGAGCGGGACAAGAACACCATCTTCCTGTACCTGGCCAGCATCGTGCGCAGCACCGAGGGCGTGATCGACCGCGTGCTGCGGGAGGTGGAGTACGCCGAGAACGACATCTGGGGCTCGATCAAGGCGCCGGTCAGCAGCGGGGACAACACCGCGCACATCAACGAACTGACCGAGCTGAAGGCCTCGCTCGACGACCTCAACGCGAAGATCGACAAGCTCTCGTCCGCCAAGCTCTACGTCGAGCGCGACGACAGCTGACGCCGCTTTTCGCGATCAGGGCCCCGATCCCGCGCTGGGATCGGGGCCCTTTCGCGGGTGCCGCCGCCGAATGCGGCAGTCTTTCCGGCATCGGCACGGCGAAGGGAACGAACTCGATGTCAGGCAGACCGGCGGTGGCGGGCACCCACGTTTTCGTGGTGCCGGACCGAGAACGCGCGCAGGCACTCGTCACCGCATTGGCGGGGTACGGATTCGCCCGCGTGCTGGCCCGGCCCGGACCCGGGGACGGGTGGCACGTCACCGCACTCGACGAGGGGCCCTACCCACCCGGCACGGACGGGCAGCGCGCCATCGACACCGCCGGCCGGGAGGCGGCGGTGCTGGCCCGGCGGCACGACGGACGACCGGACGGCGGCCTCCGGTGCGACCCGGACATGCTGCGGCTCCTCCCCGCCCAGGCGCCGATCGTGGCGACCGGCTCGGGAGTGCGTCCGCCGGTTCCCGTCCCCGCACCTCCCGCCGCTCCGATGGCGTTGACCCCGGATGCGGTCAGGACGACCCCGGCCGACCTGACCGCGCTGGACGCCGTCGACTGGTCGCGGCTCGAGCACGCGCACGGCCCGGCCGACGACGTGCCGGACCTGATCCGGGCGCTGGCCGCCGGCACCGGCGAGTGGGCGGACACCCTCGACGAACTGTACGGCGACGACCTGCTGCACCAAGGAACTTGCTACTCGGCCACGGCCCCCGGCCTCGCCGTGCTCGCCGGCCTGGTGGGTTCCTTCGCCGCGCCCCAGCGGCTCGACCTGTTGCTGTGCCTGCTCTACGCGGCCGGTCAGTGGGGTGCCGGCCTTCTCGACGATGCCGAACCTGCCGCCGCCCAACGGCGCCTGCCTCAGGCGGGACCGTGGACCCAGGAGGTGCACCAGGCGATCGGCGGGGAACTGCCCGCGTTGCTCGCGCGGTGGCCCGAGGAGCCACCCGCGACGCGGTACGTCCTGGCCTGCCTGGCGGCGGTCTACCCGGACCACGGCCGTCCGCTCGCGCGCGAGATCGGCGTGCTGGCCCGCGAATTCGACGGCACCCGGCCCGGCGCGTTCCTGCGGCTGGCCGAGGCGCTGGTGTGCGGGGACGACGAACGGGCACTCGCGATCGCCGCCGAGATCGCCGCCTGGGCGGAGGACGTCGACCCCGGCTGGCTCGGCGTACCGGGCACCAGCCCCGCCACGAGGTGCCTGCGCGTGCTCACCGGCGGGGCGCTGAGCATGTCCGGATGACGCGCGAAAGCCCCCGCTCCCACGGAAGCGGGGGCTTCGCACGCCGGGGTTCAGCCGACCGGCGCGCCGTTCTTCCCGATGAACGCGGCGATGTCCCCGATGGACCGGAAGTTGTCCAGGGTGAGGTCACCGCCGCGCACCGCGATGCCGAACTCCTTCTCCAGCCAGACCACGATCTGGACGGCGAACAGCGAGTTCAGGTGCCCGCCGGTGAACAGGTCCTCGTTGTCGGGCACGGTCTTGCCGCCGAGGTGCGCGGTGATGTACTCGCGCACGGTGGCCAGGTGGTTCTCGTGGTTTTCCATGGATGGCACCCTTTCGCTCAGGCGTAGTCGTAGAAACCGCGGCCGCTCTTCACCCCGTGCAGCCCGGCGTCGACCAGC
This region includes:
- a CDS encoding cytochrome P450 gives rise to the protein MTETTAAATHPGPPPPLTDGGAAQLEWLRRMRAEEPVHRDEHGVFHIVRYDDVRRVASDPGVFSSGLNRDVLGAEDITRGNPAWTDPPDHRRLRALVGQAFTRTNVREYERRTYELGNALLDELDGQDRFDLVEKFVWPLPAMLIAELLGVPVSDRQLFLSYADKLASLQVGDPTDDEEGYGGMMSRVTGEIRGYLTEQYRGRLATPGDDLISKLAAAEDDGSRLDEDEVVNICLALLFVGHFSTNGLIGNMLLCLDEHPEVAARLRADRSLIPAAVEEVLRYRPSGTRFMRVTSQDTEVAGTPIPARSLVMLWFSSANRDERRFARPDEFDIGRTPNGHISFGHGIHFCVGAPLSRMEAAVSANLLFDRFADLRIESGDPLPFYEQGMWAPRRIPVAVRRA
- a CDS encoding acyl carrier protein — protein: MENHENHLATVREYITAHLGGKTVPDNEDLFTGGHLNSLFAVQIVVWLEKEFGIAVRGGDLTLDNFRSIGDIAAFIGKNGAPVG